The proteins below are encoded in one region of Paracoccus methylovorus:
- a CDS encoding anaerobic ribonucleoside-triphosphate reductase activating protein, whose translation MAEIRIGGLQRLSTCDWPGQLVATLFLQGCPWDCPYCHNPHLIPPEAETGVDWAEVMAFLMTRRGLLDGVVFSGGEPTLQRGLPQAMQAVRALGFRVGLHTGGPYPARLAAVLPLCDWVGFDVKAPFSDYRRVTGAAGSGVKARESLLLLLGSGVDYQVRTTVDPELIDDAALARMSAELAQLGVAAHVLQTCRTAGTRRNRPVHVADRGAGRNRA comes from the coding sequence TTGGCTGAAATCCGCATCGGCGGCCTGCAACGCCTGTCTACCTGCGACTGGCCGGGTCAGTTGGTCGCCACCCTTTTCCTGCAGGGGTGCCCGTGGGATTGCCCCTATTGCCATAACCCGCACCTGATCCCGCCCGAGGCCGAAACCGGGGTGGATTGGGCTGAGGTGATGGCGTTTCTGATGACAAGGCGCGGCCTGCTGGACGGGGTGGTGTTTTCCGGCGGAGAGCCTACGCTTCAACGCGGCTTGCCGCAGGCGATGCAGGCGGTTCGTGCCTTGGGGTTCAGGGTCGGTTTGCATACCGGCGGTCCCTATCCCGCCCGGTTGGCTGCGGTGCTGCCGCTTTGCGATTGGGTGGGCTTTGACGTGAAGGCGCCGTTTTCCGATTACCGCCGCGTGACCGGGGCGGCAGGCAGTGGCGTGAAGGCGCGGGAAAGCCTGCTGCTGCTGCTGGGCAGCGGCGTGGATTACCAGGTCCGCACGACGGTCGATCCAGAATTGATCGACGATGCGGCACTGGCGCGCATGTCTGCCGAACTTGCGCAGCTTGGCGTGGCTGCCCATGTCCTGCAAACCTGTCGCACCGCCGGGACGCGACGGAATCGCCCGGTGCATGTTGCGGATCGAGGGGCCGGCCGCAACCGCGCTTGA
- the nrdD gene encoding anaerobic ribonucleoside-triphosphate reductase, whose translation MFDIQKTKPEEILLADEERQPCEIWTRVMGYHRPMSSFNRGKKGEFRERVYFSETQADLG comes from the coding sequence ATGTTCGATATTCAGAAAACCAAGCCCGAAGAGATCCTGCTGGCCGACGAGGAACGCCAGCCCTGCGAGATCTGGACCCGCGTGATGGGCTATCACCGCCCCATGTCCTCGTTCAACCGGGGCAAGAAGGGCGAATTCCGCGAGAGGGTGTATTTCAGCGAAACGCAGGCCGATCTTGGCTGA
- a CDS encoding ribonucleoside triphosphate reductase encodes MSAPIAPAPETAQPGHVLERRDVAVDVASSVNEYLDRADWRVNANANQDYSLGGLILNVSGKVIANYWLSHVYSPAVGHAHRQGDLHIHDLDMLAGYCAGWSLRTLLTEGFNGVPGKVEAGPPKRLSSAIGQIVNFLGTLQNEWAGAQAFSSFDTYMAPFIRKDGLGYAEVRQGMQELIFNLNVPSRWGTQTPFTNLTFDWVCPEDLRDDVPIIGGQPMDFTYGELQAEMDMINRAYIEVMTRGDEKGRVFTFPIPTYNITPDFPWESENAVRLFEMTAKYGLPYFQNFLNSDLKPNMVRSMCCRLQLDLTELLKRGNGLFGSAEQTGSLGVVTVNCARLGHLYKGDEAGLLRRLDQLLELGRDSLEIKRGVIQRLMDDGLFPYSRRYLGTLRNHFSTLGVNGINEMIRNFTDDAHDITSEWGHAFALRFLDHVRARITAFQEETGHLYNLEATPAEGTTYRFAKEDKKRFPDILQAGTGHEPYYTNSSQLPVGFTDDPFEALERQEALQRKYTGGTVLHLYMGTQLSSADTCRKLVRRALENFGLPYITITPTFSVCPKHGYIAGEHQFCPRCDEELLVKKRQAAAH; translated from the coding sequence ATGTCGGCGCCCATCGCACCCGCGCCTGAAACCGCACAGCCCGGCCATGTCTTGGAACGGCGTGACGTCGCCGTCGATGTGGCCTCGTCGGTCAACGAATATCTCGACCGCGCCGATTGGCGGGTGAATGCCAATGCCAATCAGGACTATTCGCTGGGCGGGCTGATCCTGAACGTCTCGGGCAAGGTGATCGCCAATTACTGGCTGTCGCATGTCTATTCGCCCGCAGTCGGTCACGCGCACCGGCAGGGCGATCTGCATATCCACGACCTTGACATGCTGGCGGGCTATTGCGCCGGCTGGTCGCTGCGCACGCTGCTGACCGAAGGGTTCAATGGTGTCCCCGGCAAGGTCGAAGCCGGCCCGCCCAAACGCCTGTCCAGCGCCATTGGCCAGATCGTGAACTTTCTGGGCACCTTGCAGAACGAATGGGCCGGGGCGCAGGCCTTCAGTTCGTTCGATACCTATATGGCGCCCTTCATCCGCAAGGACGGGCTGGGTTACGCCGAGGTGCGGCAAGGGATGCAGGAACTGATCTTCAACCTCAACGTGCCCTCGCGCTGGGGCACGCAGACCCCGTTCACCAACCTGACCTTTGACTGGGTCTGCCCCGAGGACCTGCGCGACGACGTGCCGATCATCGGCGGCCAGCCGATGGATTTCACCTATGGCGAGTTGCAGGCTGAAATGGACATGATCAACCGCGCCTATATCGAGGTGATGACGCGCGGCGATGAAAAGGGCAGGGTGTTCACCTTCCCGATCCCGACCTACAACATCACCCCGGATTTCCCGTGGGAAAGCGAAAATGCCGTGCGGCTGTTCGAGATGACGGCGAAATACGGCCTGCCCTATTTCCAGAACTTCCTGAACTCGGACCTCAAGCCAAACATGGTGCGCTCTATGTGCTGCCGGTTGCAACTGGACCTGACCGAGCTGCTCAAGCGTGGCAACGGGCTGTTCGGCAGCGCCGAGCAGACAGGATCGCTGGGCGTCGTTACCGTCAACTGCGCGCGGCTGGGCCATCTGTACAAGGGCGACGAGGCGGGGTTGCTTCGGCGGCTGGATCAGTTGCTGGAGCTTGGCCGCGACAGTCTGGAAATCAAGCGCGGCGTGATCCAGCGACTGATGGACGACGGGCTGTTTCCCTATAGCCGGCGCTATCTTGGAACGTTGCGCAACCATTTCTCGACGCTGGGTGTGAACGGCATCAACGAGATGATCCGCAATTTCACCGATGATGCGCATGACATCACCTCGGAATGGGGTCATGCCTTTGCGCTGCGGTTTCTGGATCATGTGCGGGCGCGCATCACCGCCTTTCAGGAAGAAACCGGGCATCTCTACAACCTGGAAGCCACGCCGGCGGAAGGCACCACCTATCGCTTCGCCAAGGAGGATAAAAAACGCTTCCCCGACATCCTTCAGGCCGGGACCGGGCACGAGCCCTATTACACCAACTCCAGCCAGCTTCCGGTCGGCTTTACCGACGATCCTTTCGAGGCGCTGGAGCGGCAAGAGGCGCTGCAACGCAAATATACCGGCGGCACGGTGCTGCATCTTTACATGGGCACGCAGCTTTCCTCGGCCGATACATGCCGCAAGCTGGTGCGCCGGGCGCTGGAGAATTTCGGCCTGCCCTATATCACCATCACCCCGACATTCTCGGTCTGTCCCAAACACGGCTACATCGCGGGCGAACACCAGTTCTGCCCGCGCTGCGACGAGGAACTGCTCGTGAAAAAGCGGCAAGCCGCCGCGCATTGA
- a CDS encoding winged helix-turn-helix domain-containing protein yields the protein MTRPLLKNRDARRLFLDRHLLLRPGRGPGKGADLSGVLEDLGFVQVDSVNTLARSHDLILWSRRGQYRPPALDSLIANHRAAFEHWTHDAAVIPMRFYPMWRLKFARDEAHMQRRWPKWRREGWDAEFDTVLRHIADHGPASSSDLGGDEPKGSGGWWDWHPSKTALEYLWRSGRLAIRHRAGFRKVYDLAERVIPAEHLNTRLDDAEIVDWAMMAALERLGFATSGELAAFFEIASRDEAKLWCAEALAAGRIIEIDVETVDGQLRRSYCRPEVPDLAPSLPEPSSRVRLLSPFDPALRDRARAERLFGFRYRIEIFVPAPKRQYGYYVFPVMQGDRLIGRLDAKREDGALAIRAFWPEPGVRMGQVRLAALETELQRIAPLAGVDEIRNAPDWLRGT from the coding sequence ATGACCCGCCCCTTGCTGAAAAACCGCGATGCGCGCCGGCTGTTTCTGGACCGGCATCTGCTGCTCAGGCCGGGCCGGGGGCCGGGCAAGGGCGCGGATCTGTCCGGCGTGCTGGAGGATCTGGGCTTTGTGCAGGTGGACAGCGTCAACACTCTGGCGCGGTCGCATGACCTGATCCTGTGGTCGCGTCGCGGCCAATACCGGCCGCCGGCGCTGGACAGCCTGATCGCCAACCACCGCGCCGCATTCGAGCATTGGACCCATGACGCCGCCGTCATCCCGATGCGCTTTTACCCGATGTGGCGGCTGAAGTTCGCCCGGGACGAGGCGCATATGCAGCGCCGCTGGCCGAAATGGCGGCGCGAGGGCTGGGACGCGGAATTCGACACAGTGCTGCGCCACATCGCCGACCACGGCCCGGCCAGTTCGTCGGATCTGGGCGGGGACGAGCCCAAGGGCTCGGGCGGCTGGTGGGACTGGCATCCGTCCAAGACCGCACTGGAATATCTGTGGCGTTCGGGCAGGCTGGCGATCCGACACCGGGCAGGCTTTCGCAAGGTCTATGATCTGGCCGAACGCGTCATTCCGGCCGAGCATCTGAACACCCGGCTGGACGATGCCGAGATCGTCGACTGGGCGATGATGGCGGCGCTGGAGCGGCTGGGCTTTGCCACCAGCGGCGAGCTGGCGGCCTTTTTTGAAATCGCCAGCCGGGACGAGGCGAAATTGTGGTGCGCCGAGGCGCTAGCAGCGGGACGGATCATCGAAATCGACGTGGAAACGGTCGATGGGCAGCTCCGGCGCAGCTATTGCCGCCCAGAGGTGCCGGACCTTGCCCCCTCTCTGCCCGAGCCCTCGTCCCGGGTCCGCCTGCTTTCGCCCTTCGACCCGGCGTTGCGCGACCGCGCACGGGCCGAGCGGTTGTTCGGTTTCCGCTATCGCATCGAGATTTTCGTGCCCGCGCCAAAACGGCAATACGGCTATTACGTATTTCCGGTCATGCAGGGCGACCGGCTGATCGGCCGGCTGGACGCCAAACGCGAGGACGGCGCACTGGCCATCCGCGCCTTCTGGCCCGAGCCGGGCGTGCGCATGGGCCAAGTCCGCCTTGCCGCGCTGGAAACCGAACTTCAGCGCATCGCACCGCTGGCCGGCGTGGACGAAATCCGCAACGCGCCGGACTGGCTGCGCGGCACCTGA
- a CDS encoding zinc-binding dehydrogenase, giving the protein MTTAIPRTMCAMVLIGHGGVERLEWHEDWPVPRPAPGEVLVRITGCAKNNTDRKVREGLYSTADNGAVTSFAMAGDTLTFPRIQGADVVGQVVGVGEGVSSARIGERGLLDFNIYPDARPDLNLAPDYFGHGADGGFAEYGCFPSDQFHAVADPALGDAELATLGMCSWQTGYRMMTSAGVREGEHILVTGASGGVGTALLQLCRVVGAIPHAIASSGKAEALLALGAESVIDRNGVSDWSATIDKATGGAMIDAVMDLVGGDMTVPLIQAMCRDMRSRKTLPRLSIAGASAGNVTSLPWTLIYLNQVRIFGVSHGTRNEARQLIDWIRAGRLKPVLAGIMPLSRLHEAERIFVERGGDFVGKLVVVPDRIIAEQGLKVMDG; this is encoded by the coding sequence GTGACAACCGCGATACCCCGGACGATGTGCGCCATGGTCCTGATCGGCCATGGCGGCGTCGAACGTCTGGAATGGCACGAGGACTGGCCCGTTCCCCGTCCCGCGCCGGGCGAGGTGCTGGTGCGCATCACCGGCTGCGCCAAGAACAACACCGACCGCAAGGTGCGCGAAGGGCTGTATTCCACCGCCGATAATGGGGCCGTGACCTCGTTCGCCATGGCTGGGGACACGTTGACCTTTCCGCGCATTCAGGGTGCGGATGTGGTCGGGCAAGTCGTCGGCGTGGGCGAAGGTGTCTCTTCCGCAAGGATCGGTGAAAGGGGGCTTCTGGATTTCAATATCTATCCCGATGCCCGCCCCGATCTGAATCTGGCGCCGGATTATTTCGGCCATGGCGCCGATGGCGGCTTTGCGGAATATGGCTGCTTCCCTTCGGACCAGTTCCACGCCGTTGCCGATCCGGCGCTGGGCGATGCCGAACTGGCGACGCTGGGGATGTGTTCGTGGCAGACCGGCTATCGCATGATGACCTCGGCCGGGGTCCGCGAGGGAGAGCACATTCTGGTCACCGGCGCATCGGGCGGGGTCGGGACCGCGCTTTTGCAGCTTTGCCGGGTCGTCGGCGCGATACCCCATGCCATCGCCAGTTCCGGCAAGGCCGAGGCACTGCTTGCGCTGGGTGCGGAATCGGTGATCGACCGCAACGGGGTTAGCGATTGGTCCGCCACCATCGACAAGGCGACGGGCGGGGCAATGATCGACGCGGTGATGGATCTGGTCGGCGGGGACATGACCGTCCCCCTGATCCAGGCCATGTGCCGCGACATGCGCAGCAGGAAGACATTGCCCCGCCTGTCCATCGCGGGGGCCAGCGCCGGCAACGTGACCTCGCTGCCCTGGACGCTGATCTACCTGAATCAGGTCAGGATCTTTGGCGTCTCGCACGGCACCCGCAACGAGGCGCGGCAGTTGATCGACTGGATCCGGGCAGGTCGGCTGAAACCGGTGCTGGCCGGGATCATGCCCCTGTCCCGGCTGCACGAGGCAGAGCGTATCTTTGTCGAACGCGGCGGCGATTTCGTCGGAAAGCTGGTCGTCGTCCCGGACCGGATCATTGCCGAGCAGGGGCTGAAAGTCATGGACGGATAG